In a genomic window of Magnolia sinica isolate HGM2019 chromosome 14, MsV1, whole genome shotgun sequence:
- the LOC131224717 gene encoding kinesin-like protein KIN-10C isoform X1 → MASQTPNSTHLKPHFRLPVMASLTPNSAHTKQHFRSRPHRKVRIVAKIRDFLDPEIESSDRVSGPRISVQKPNGESSDGVTILLGDQMESHKESYNLDYYYEQGEDASQIFSKEVKPLLPEIFRGFNASVIAYGARGSGKTHLIQGSNEKPGLAPLALAEILSIGEEIGSSVMISYYEVYQDHVYDLLESKEQKVLVFEDNGGKIKLKGLSQVPVKSISDFNRVYFHECNQRKPGQKIMNDDAPRRTHKGLIIHVSSSDKDSNIRLTGKMNFIDLAGYEDRNRRMSSGSPHPAESVRINKSLYSFQKVVYSLNANDGHIPYRETKLTHMLQDSIGGTSQALMIACLNPFVCQDTIYTLKLAAHSCQAGDQSKNDSSKKINKVATLMTPVTKPQTLSTMAKKSATSRFFSVEKKNSQKPPTTKGSKLFDVASPTVKSVKDNSVSGVALAIEPFIEKEEHSASVVANDAEPFTRKEDNPLPSIVGAIEHFTSKEDVCLQTECNHLETNDAGFNVKPSVVSGDCNLENERYSSPSSIDGSSPPISVRLREITNTLKSLCSPSPLSSIQMPKEAMLGCSLVSKDLTEPKTPGIPFSLGVSDNLESENTGTPADVFKTRSCGLKKSLVQEYLKFLNSASKEELKQLKGIGEKRANYILGLREEDPEPFKDLDGLKEIGLSTKQINGIMKNVAGGLFT, encoded by the exons ATGGCCTCACAAACCCCCAATTCGACTCATCTCAAACCCCATTTCCGATTACCTGTCATGGCCTCGTTGACCCCGAATTCGGCTCATACGAAACAACATTTCCGCTCCCGCCCCCATCGGAAGGTCCGAATCGTAGCAAAAATCAGGGATTTTCTTGATCCAGAGATCGAATCCTCTGACAGGGTTTCAGGGCCCCGGATTTCTGTCCAGAAACCCAATGGAGAATCATCGGACGGCGTAACGATTTTACTCGGCGATCAAATGGAAAG CCATAAAGAATCTTACAATCTAGATTACTACTATGAACAAGGAGAGGATGCGTCTCAGATTTTCTCTAAGGAGGTTAAGCCCCTTCTTCCAGAGATTTTTCGTGGGTTTAATGCCTCCGTTATTGCGTACGGGGCAAGGGGTAGTGGAAAGACACACCTTATACAG GGTTCTAATGAAAAGCCTGGTTTAGCACCATTGGCACTGGCCGAAATTCTATCAATTGGTGAAGAAATTGGAAGCTCGGTGATGATTTCTTACTATGAGGTTTATCAAGACCATGTTTACGATCTCTTGGAATCTAAAGAGCAGAAAGTGTTAGTCTTCGAGGATAATGGAGGGAAAATTAAACTCAAGGGCCTCTCTCAG gttCCTGTGAAATCAATCTCCGATTTCAATCGAGTTTATTTTCATGAGTGCAATCAGCGCAAACCTGGACAAAAGATTATGAATGATGATGCTCCACGTAGGACCCACAAGGGCTTGATTATACATGTTTCTTCCAGTGATAAAGATTCCAATATTCGTCTCACGGGCAAGATGAATTTCATCGATTTGGCAG GCTATGAAGACAGAAATCGGAGGATGAGTAGTGGCAGCCCTCATCCCGCTGAAAGTGTTAGGATTAATAAGTCTTTATACTCCTTCCAGAAAGTTGTTTACTCTTTGAATGCCAATGACGGTCACATCCCATACCGAGAAACCAAACTCACTCACATGTTGCAAGATTCCATAGGCGGAACAAGCCAAGCTTTGATGATTGCTTGTTTG AATCCATTTGTATGTCAAGATACCATTTACACACTGAAATTGGCTGCCCATTCATGCCAAGCTGGTGATCAAAGCAAGAACGACTCTAGTAAGAAGATTAATAAAGTAGCCACACTGATGACACCCGTTACCAAGCCTCAAACATTGTCTACCATGGCAAAGAAATCTGCAACCTCCCGATTTTTCTCCGTTGAGAAGAAAAATAGTCAAAAGCCACCTACGACAAAAGGGAG TAAGCTATTCGATGTTGCGAGTCCAACCGTCAAATCTGTGAAG GATAATTCTGTATCAGGTGTTGCTTTAGCTATAGAACCTTTTATAGAAAAAGAG GAACATTCTGCTTCAGTTGTTGCTAATGACGCAGAACCTTTTACGCGAAAAGAG GATAATCCGTTACCAAGCATTGTTGGGGCCATAGAACATTTTACATCAAAAGAG GATGTGTGCCTCCAAACTGAGTGCAATCATCTAGAAACCAATGATGCTGGATTCAATGTAAAACCATCGGTTGTTTCAGGAG ATTGTaacttggagaatgagagatacAGTTCGCCATCTTCTATTGATGGATCCTCACCACCAATAAGCGTAAGGCTTAGGGAAATTACAAATACGTTGAAGTCTCTTTGTTCACCATCTCCCTTGAGCAGCATCCAAATGCCAAAAGAGGCTATGCTTGGCTGTAGTCTAGTCAGCAAGGATCTAACAGAACCAAAAACTCCGGGAATTCCTTTTAGTTTGGGAGTTTCAGATAATTTGGAGAGTGAAAACACCGGTACTCCAGCAGATGTATTCAAAACACGCAGCTGCGGGCTGAAG AAATCTCTAGTTCAGGAGTATCTCAAGTTTCTCAATTCTGCCAGCAA GGAGGAACTAAAACAATTGAAG GGGATTGGAGAGAAAAGAGCCAATTACATACTTGGACTTCGTGAAGAAGATCCTGAACCTTTCAAGGAT CTTGATGGCTTAAAAGAAATAGGCCTTTCCACCAAGCAG ATAAATGGAATAATGAAAAATGTTGCTGGAGGGCTTTTTACGTAG
- the LOC131224717 gene encoding kinesin-like protein KIN-10C isoform X2: protein MASQTPNSTHLKPHFRLPVMASLTPNSAHTKQHFRSRPHRKVRIVAKIRDFLDPEIESSDRVSGPRISVQKPNGESSDGVTILLGDQMESHKESYNLDYYYEQGEDASQIFSKEVKPLLPEIFRGFNASVIAYGARGSGKTHLIQGSNEKPGLAPLALAEILSIGEEIGSSVMISYYEVYQDHVYDLLESKEQKVLVFEDNGGKIKLKGLSQVPVKSISDFNRVYFHECNQRKPGQKIMNDDAPRRTHKGLIIHVSSSDKDSNIRLTGKMNFIDLAGYEDRNRRMSSGSPHPAESVRINKSLYSFQKVVYSLNANDGHIPYRETKLTHMLQDSIGGTSQALMIACLNPFVCQDTIYTLKLAAHSCQAGDQSKNDSSKKINKVATLMTPVTKPQTLSTMAKKSATSRFFSVEKKNSQKPPTTKGSKLFDVASPTVKSVKEHSASVVANDAEPFTRKEDNPLPSIVGAIEHFTSKEDVCLQTECNHLETNDAGFNVKPSVVSGDCNLENERYSSPSSIDGSSPPISVRLREITNTLKSLCSPSPLSSIQMPKEAMLGCSLVSKDLTEPKTPGIPFSLGVSDNLESENTGTPADVFKTRSCGLKKSLVQEYLKFLNSASKEELKQLKGIGEKRANYILGLREEDPEPFKDLDGLKEIGLSTKQINGIMKNVAGGLFT, encoded by the exons ATGGCCTCACAAACCCCCAATTCGACTCATCTCAAACCCCATTTCCGATTACCTGTCATGGCCTCGTTGACCCCGAATTCGGCTCATACGAAACAACATTTCCGCTCCCGCCCCCATCGGAAGGTCCGAATCGTAGCAAAAATCAGGGATTTTCTTGATCCAGAGATCGAATCCTCTGACAGGGTTTCAGGGCCCCGGATTTCTGTCCAGAAACCCAATGGAGAATCATCGGACGGCGTAACGATTTTACTCGGCGATCAAATGGAAAG CCATAAAGAATCTTACAATCTAGATTACTACTATGAACAAGGAGAGGATGCGTCTCAGATTTTCTCTAAGGAGGTTAAGCCCCTTCTTCCAGAGATTTTTCGTGGGTTTAATGCCTCCGTTATTGCGTACGGGGCAAGGGGTAGTGGAAAGACACACCTTATACAG GGTTCTAATGAAAAGCCTGGTTTAGCACCATTGGCACTGGCCGAAATTCTATCAATTGGTGAAGAAATTGGAAGCTCGGTGATGATTTCTTACTATGAGGTTTATCAAGACCATGTTTACGATCTCTTGGAATCTAAAGAGCAGAAAGTGTTAGTCTTCGAGGATAATGGAGGGAAAATTAAACTCAAGGGCCTCTCTCAG gttCCTGTGAAATCAATCTCCGATTTCAATCGAGTTTATTTTCATGAGTGCAATCAGCGCAAACCTGGACAAAAGATTATGAATGATGATGCTCCACGTAGGACCCACAAGGGCTTGATTATACATGTTTCTTCCAGTGATAAAGATTCCAATATTCGTCTCACGGGCAAGATGAATTTCATCGATTTGGCAG GCTATGAAGACAGAAATCGGAGGATGAGTAGTGGCAGCCCTCATCCCGCTGAAAGTGTTAGGATTAATAAGTCTTTATACTCCTTCCAGAAAGTTGTTTACTCTTTGAATGCCAATGACGGTCACATCCCATACCGAGAAACCAAACTCACTCACATGTTGCAAGATTCCATAGGCGGAACAAGCCAAGCTTTGATGATTGCTTGTTTG AATCCATTTGTATGTCAAGATACCATTTACACACTGAAATTGGCTGCCCATTCATGCCAAGCTGGTGATCAAAGCAAGAACGACTCTAGTAAGAAGATTAATAAAGTAGCCACACTGATGACACCCGTTACCAAGCCTCAAACATTGTCTACCATGGCAAAGAAATCTGCAACCTCCCGATTTTTCTCCGTTGAGAAGAAAAATAGTCAAAAGCCACCTACGACAAAAGGGAG TAAGCTATTCGATGTTGCGAGTCCAACCGTCAAATCTGTGAAG GAACATTCTGCTTCAGTTGTTGCTAATGACGCAGAACCTTTTACGCGAAAAGAG GATAATCCGTTACCAAGCATTGTTGGGGCCATAGAACATTTTACATCAAAAGAG GATGTGTGCCTCCAAACTGAGTGCAATCATCTAGAAACCAATGATGCTGGATTCAATGTAAAACCATCGGTTGTTTCAGGAG ATTGTaacttggagaatgagagatacAGTTCGCCATCTTCTATTGATGGATCCTCACCACCAATAAGCGTAAGGCTTAGGGAAATTACAAATACGTTGAAGTCTCTTTGTTCACCATCTCCCTTGAGCAGCATCCAAATGCCAAAAGAGGCTATGCTTGGCTGTAGTCTAGTCAGCAAGGATCTAACAGAACCAAAAACTCCGGGAATTCCTTTTAGTTTGGGAGTTTCAGATAATTTGGAGAGTGAAAACACCGGTACTCCAGCAGATGTATTCAAAACACGCAGCTGCGGGCTGAAG AAATCTCTAGTTCAGGAGTATCTCAAGTTTCTCAATTCTGCCAGCAA GGAGGAACTAAAACAATTGAAG GGGATTGGAGAGAAAAGAGCCAATTACATACTTGGACTTCGTGAAGAAGATCCTGAACCTTTCAAGGAT CTTGATGGCTTAAAAGAAATAGGCCTTTCCACCAAGCAG ATAAATGGAATAATGAAAAATGTTGCTGGAGGGCTTTTTACGTAG
- the LOC131224717 gene encoding kinesin-like protein KIN-10C isoform X4: MASQTPNSTHLKPHFRLPVMASLTPNSAHTKQHFRSRPHRKVRIVAKIRDFLDPEIESSDRVSGPRISVQKPNGESSDGVTILLGDQMESHKESYNLDYYYEQGEDASQIFSKEVKPLLPEIFRGFNASVIAYGARGSGKTHLIQGSNEKPGLAPLALAEILSIGEEIGSSVMISYYEVYQDHVYDLLESKEQKVLVFEDNGGKIKLKGLSQVPVKSISDFNRVYFHECNQRKPGQKIMNDDAPRRTHKGLIIHVSSSDKDSNIRLTGKMNFIDLAGYEDRNRRMSSGSPHPAESVRINKSLYSFQKVVYSLNANDGHIPYRETKLTHMLQDSIGGTSQALMIACLNPFVCQDTIYTLKLAAHSCQAGDQSKNDSSKKINKVATLMTPVTKPQTLSTMAKKSATSRFFSVEKKNSQKPPTTKGSKLFDVASPTVKSVKDNSVSGVALAIEPFIEKEEHSASVVANDAEPFTRKEDNPLPSIVGAIEHFTSKEDVCLQTECNHLETNDAGFNVKPSVVSGDCNLENERYSSPSSIDGSSPPISVRLREITNTLKSLCSPSPLSSIQMPKEAMLGCSLVSKDLTEPKTPGIPFSLGVSDNLESENTGTPADVFKTRSCGLKGIGEKRANYILGLREEDPEPFKDLDGLKEIGLSTKQINGIMKNVAGGLFT; this comes from the exons ATGGCCTCACAAACCCCCAATTCGACTCATCTCAAACCCCATTTCCGATTACCTGTCATGGCCTCGTTGACCCCGAATTCGGCTCATACGAAACAACATTTCCGCTCCCGCCCCCATCGGAAGGTCCGAATCGTAGCAAAAATCAGGGATTTTCTTGATCCAGAGATCGAATCCTCTGACAGGGTTTCAGGGCCCCGGATTTCTGTCCAGAAACCCAATGGAGAATCATCGGACGGCGTAACGATTTTACTCGGCGATCAAATGGAAAG CCATAAAGAATCTTACAATCTAGATTACTACTATGAACAAGGAGAGGATGCGTCTCAGATTTTCTCTAAGGAGGTTAAGCCCCTTCTTCCAGAGATTTTTCGTGGGTTTAATGCCTCCGTTATTGCGTACGGGGCAAGGGGTAGTGGAAAGACACACCTTATACAG GGTTCTAATGAAAAGCCTGGTTTAGCACCATTGGCACTGGCCGAAATTCTATCAATTGGTGAAGAAATTGGAAGCTCGGTGATGATTTCTTACTATGAGGTTTATCAAGACCATGTTTACGATCTCTTGGAATCTAAAGAGCAGAAAGTGTTAGTCTTCGAGGATAATGGAGGGAAAATTAAACTCAAGGGCCTCTCTCAG gttCCTGTGAAATCAATCTCCGATTTCAATCGAGTTTATTTTCATGAGTGCAATCAGCGCAAACCTGGACAAAAGATTATGAATGATGATGCTCCACGTAGGACCCACAAGGGCTTGATTATACATGTTTCTTCCAGTGATAAAGATTCCAATATTCGTCTCACGGGCAAGATGAATTTCATCGATTTGGCAG GCTATGAAGACAGAAATCGGAGGATGAGTAGTGGCAGCCCTCATCCCGCTGAAAGTGTTAGGATTAATAAGTCTTTATACTCCTTCCAGAAAGTTGTTTACTCTTTGAATGCCAATGACGGTCACATCCCATACCGAGAAACCAAACTCACTCACATGTTGCAAGATTCCATAGGCGGAACAAGCCAAGCTTTGATGATTGCTTGTTTG AATCCATTTGTATGTCAAGATACCATTTACACACTGAAATTGGCTGCCCATTCATGCCAAGCTGGTGATCAAAGCAAGAACGACTCTAGTAAGAAGATTAATAAAGTAGCCACACTGATGACACCCGTTACCAAGCCTCAAACATTGTCTACCATGGCAAAGAAATCTGCAACCTCCCGATTTTTCTCCGTTGAGAAGAAAAATAGTCAAAAGCCACCTACGACAAAAGGGAG TAAGCTATTCGATGTTGCGAGTCCAACCGTCAAATCTGTGAAG GATAATTCTGTATCAGGTGTTGCTTTAGCTATAGAACCTTTTATAGAAAAAGAG GAACATTCTGCTTCAGTTGTTGCTAATGACGCAGAACCTTTTACGCGAAAAGAG GATAATCCGTTACCAAGCATTGTTGGGGCCATAGAACATTTTACATCAAAAGAG GATGTGTGCCTCCAAACTGAGTGCAATCATCTAGAAACCAATGATGCTGGATTCAATGTAAAACCATCGGTTGTTTCAGGAG ATTGTaacttggagaatgagagatacAGTTCGCCATCTTCTATTGATGGATCCTCACCACCAATAAGCGTAAGGCTTAGGGAAATTACAAATACGTTGAAGTCTCTTTGTTCACCATCTCCCTTGAGCAGCATCCAAATGCCAAAAGAGGCTATGCTTGGCTGTAGTCTAGTCAGCAAGGATCTAACAGAACCAAAAACTCCGGGAATTCCTTTTAGTTTGGGAGTTTCAGATAATTTGGAGAGTGAAAACACCGGTACTCCAGCAGATGTATTCAAAACACGCAGCTGCGGGCTGAAG GGGATTGGAGAGAAAAGAGCCAATTACATACTTGGACTTCGTGAAGAAGATCCTGAACCTTTCAAGGAT CTTGATGGCTTAAAAGAAATAGGCCTTTCCACCAAGCAG ATAAATGGAATAATGAAAAATGTTGCTGGAGGGCTTTTTACGTAG
- the LOC131224717 gene encoding kinesin-like protein KIN-10C isoform X3: protein MASQTPNSTHLKPHFRLPVMASLTPNSAHTKQHFRSRPHRKVRIVAKIRDFLDPEIESSDRVSGPRISVQKPNGESSDGVTILLGDQMESHKESYNLDYYYEQGEDASQIFSKEVKPLLPEIFRGFNASVIAYGARGSGKTHLIQGSNEKPGLAPLALAEILSIGEEIGSSVMISYYEVYQDHVYDLLESKEQKVLVFEDNGGKIKLKGLSQVPVKSISDFNRVYFHECNQRKPGQKIMNDDAPRRTHKGLIIHVSSSDKDSNIRLTGKMNFIDLAGYEDRNRRMSSGSPHPAESVRINKSLYSFQKVVYSLNANDGHIPYRETKLTHMLQDSIGGTSQALMIACLNPFVCQDTIYTLKLAAHSCQAGDQSKNDSSKKINKVATLMTPVTKPQTLSTMAKKSATSRFFSVEKKNSQKPPTTKGSKLFDVASPTVKSVKDNSVSGVALAIEPFIEKEDNPLPSIVGAIEHFTSKEDVCLQTECNHLETNDAGFNVKPSVVSGDCNLENERYSSPSSIDGSSPPISVRLREITNTLKSLCSPSPLSSIQMPKEAMLGCSLVSKDLTEPKTPGIPFSLGVSDNLESENTGTPADVFKTRSCGLKKSLVQEYLKFLNSASKEELKQLKGIGEKRANYILGLREEDPEPFKDLDGLKEIGLSTKQINGIMKNVAGGLFT, encoded by the exons ATGGCCTCACAAACCCCCAATTCGACTCATCTCAAACCCCATTTCCGATTACCTGTCATGGCCTCGTTGACCCCGAATTCGGCTCATACGAAACAACATTTCCGCTCCCGCCCCCATCGGAAGGTCCGAATCGTAGCAAAAATCAGGGATTTTCTTGATCCAGAGATCGAATCCTCTGACAGGGTTTCAGGGCCCCGGATTTCTGTCCAGAAACCCAATGGAGAATCATCGGACGGCGTAACGATTTTACTCGGCGATCAAATGGAAAG CCATAAAGAATCTTACAATCTAGATTACTACTATGAACAAGGAGAGGATGCGTCTCAGATTTTCTCTAAGGAGGTTAAGCCCCTTCTTCCAGAGATTTTTCGTGGGTTTAATGCCTCCGTTATTGCGTACGGGGCAAGGGGTAGTGGAAAGACACACCTTATACAG GGTTCTAATGAAAAGCCTGGTTTAGCACCATTGGCACTGGCCGAAATTCTATCAATTGGTGAAGAAATTGGAAGCTCGGTGATGATTTCTTACTATGAGGTTTATCAAGACCATGTTTACGATCTCTTGGAATCTAAAGAGCAGAAAGTGTTAGTCTTCGAGGATAATGGAGGGAAAATTAAACTCAAGGGCCTCTCTCAG gttCCTGTGAAATCAATCTCCGATTTCAATCGAGTTTATTTTCATGAGTGCAATCAGCGCAAACCTGGACAAAAGATTATGAATGATGATGCTCCACGTAGGACCCACAAGGGCTTGATTATACATGTTTCTTCCAGTGATAAAGATTCCAATATTCGTCTCACGGGCAAGATGAATTTCATCGATTTGGCAG GCTATGAAGACAGAAATCGGAGGATGAGTAGTGGCAGCCCTCATCCCGCTGAAAGTGTTAGGATTAATAAGTCTTTATACTCCTTCCAGAAAGTTGTTTACTCTTTGAATGCCAATGACGGTCACATCCCATACCGAGAAACCAAACTCACTCACATGTTGCAAGATTCCATAGGCGGAACAAGCCAAGCTTTGATGATTGCTTGTTTG AATCCATTTGTATGTCAAGATACCATTTACACACTGAAATTGGCTGCCCATTCATGCCAAGCTGGTGATCAAAGCAAGAACGACTCTAGTAAGAAGATTAATAAAGTAGCCACACTGATGACACCCGTTACCAAGCCTCAAACATTGTCTACCATGGCAAAGAAATCTGCAACCTCCCGATTTTTCTCCGTTGAGAAGAAAAATAGTCAAAAGCCACCTACGACAAAAGGGAG TAAGCTATTCGATGTTGCGAGTCCAACCGTCAAATCTGTGAAG GATAATTCTGTATCAGGTGTTGCTTTAGCTATAGAACCTTTTATAGAAAAAGAG GATAATCCGTTACCAAGCATTGTTGGGGCCATAGAACATTTTACATCAAAAGAG GATGTGTGCCTCCAAACTGAGTGCAATCATCTAGAAACCAATGATGCTGGATTCAATGTAAAACCATCGGTTGTTTCAGGAG ATTGTaacttggagaatgagagatacAGTTCGCCATCTTCTATTGATGGATCCTCACCACCAATAAGCGTAAGGCTTAGGGAAATTACAAATACGTTGAAGTCTCTTTGTTCACCATCTCCCTTGAGCAGCATCCAAATGCCAAAAGAGGCTATGCTTGGCTGTAGTCTAGTCAGCAAGGATCTAACAGAACCAAAAACTCCGGGAATTCCTTTTAGTTTGGGAGTTTCAGATAATTTGGAGAGTGAAAACACCGGTACTCCAGCAGATGTATTCAAAACACGCAGCTGCGGGCTGAAG AAATCTCTAGTTCAGGAGTATCTCAAGTTTCTCAATTCTGCCAGCAA GGAGGAACTAAAACAATTGAAG GGGATTGGAGAGAAAAGAGCCAATTACATACTTGGACTTCGTGAAGAAGATCCTGAACCTTTCAAGGAT CTTGATGGCTTAAAAGAAATAGGCCTTTCCACCAAGCAG ATAAATGGAATAATGAAAAATGTTGCTGGAGGGCTTTTTACGTAG